A genomic segment from Lineus longissimus chromosome 15, tnLinLong1.2, whole genome shotgun sequence encodes:
- the LOC135499289 gene encoding mucin-2-like — MVQIGVILLVIAVMANGLQAQTVTVTKTVTQTVTKTVQPSTTSVGSTSATSTVPPSTSSRLSTSTPTSSGTSTTGTVQTASSSSSTVATTSTTSTTPSSTSSTSTPTSTVMSSTPSSTSSTTSTPTSTVMSSTQSSTSSTTSTPTSTVMSSTPSSTSSTSTPTSTVMSSTPSSTSSTTSTPTSTVMSSTPSTTSSTSTPSSTVMSSTPSSTSSTTSTPTSTVMSSTPSSTSSTSTPTSTVMSSTPSSTSSTTSTPTSTVTSSTPSSTSSTTSTPTSTVMSSTPSSTSSTTSTPSSTVKSSTPSSTSSTSTPTSTVMSSTPSSTSTTTSTPTSTVMSSTPSSTSSTTSTPTSTVMSSTPSSISSTTSTPTSTEMSSTPSSTSSTTSTPTSTVMSSTPSSTSSTTSTPTSTVMSSTPSSTSTTTSTPTSTEMSSTPSSTSSTTSTPTSTVMSSTPSSTSSTTSTPTSTVMSSTPSSTSSTTSTPTSTVMSSTPSSTSSTTSTPTSTVMSSTPSSTSSTTSTPTSTVMSSTPSSTSSTTSTPTSTVMSSTPSSTLSTTSTPTSTVMSSTPSSTSSTTSTPTSTEMSSTPSSTSSTTSTPTSTVMSSTPSSTSSTTSTPTSTVMSSTPSSTSSTTSTPTSIVMSSTPSSTSSTTSTPTSTVMSSTPSSTSSTTSTPTSTVMSSTPSSTSSTTSTPTSTVMSSTPSSTSSTTSTPTSTVMSSTPSSTSSTTSTPTSTVMSSTPSSTSSTTSTPTSTEMSSTPSSTSSTTSTPSSTVMSSTPSSTSSTTSTPTSTVMSSTPSSTSSTTSTPTSTVMSSTPSSTSSTTSTPTSTVISSTPSSTSSTTSTPTSTVMSSTPSSTSSTTSTPTSTVMSSTPSSTSSTTSTPTSTVMSSTPSSTSSTTSTPTSTVMSSTTSSTSSTTSTPPSTVMSSTPSSTSSTTSTPTSTVMSSTPSSTSSTTSTPTSTVMSSTPSSTSSTTSTPTSTVMSSTPSSTSSTTSTPTVISSTPSSTSSTSTLTSTDMSSTPSTTSSTSTPTSTVMSSTTSSTSSTSTPTSTVMSSTPSSTSSTSTPTSTAMSSTPSTTSSTSTTTSTVMSSTTSSTSSTSTPTSTVMSSAPSSTSSTTSTPTSTIMSSTPSSTSSTTSTPTSTVMSSTPSSTSSTTGTPTSTVMSSTPSSTSSTTSTPTSTVMSSTQSSTSSTTSTPTSTVMSSTPSSTSSTTSTPTLTVMSSTPSSTSSTTSTPTSTVMSSTPSSTSLTTSTPTSTVMSSTPSSTSSTTSTPTSTVMSSTPSSTSLTTSTPTSTVMSSTPSSTSSTTSTPTSTVMSSTPSSTSSTTSTPTSTVMSSTPSSTSSTNSTPTSTEMSSTQSSTSSTTRTPTSTVMSSTPSSTSSTTSTPSSTVTSSTPSSTSSTTSTPTSTVMSSTPSSLSSTASTPTSTVMSSTPSSTSSTTSTPTSTVMSSTPLSTSSLTSTPTSTVLSSTPSTISSTSTPTSTVMSSTPSSTSSTTSTPTSTVMSSTPSSTSSTTSTPSSTVMSSTPSSTSSTTSTPTSTVMSSTPSSTSSTTSTPSSTIMSSTPSSTSSTTSTPSSTVMSSTPSSTSSTTSTPSSTVMSSTPSSTSSTTGTPSSTIVSSTPSRTSSTTSTPTSTVMSSTPSSTSSTTSTPTSTVMSSTPSSTSSTTSTPSSTIMSSTPSSTSSTTSTPTSTVMSSTPSSTSSTTSTPTSTVMSSTPSTTSSTSTPTSTVMSSTPSSTSSTTSTPTSTVMSSTPSTTSSTSTPSSTVMSSTPSSTSSTTSTPSSTVMSSTPSSTSSTTSTPSSTVMSSTPSSTSSTTSTPSSTVMSSTPSSTSSATSTPTSTVMSSTPSSTSSTTSTPSSTVMSSTPSSTSSTTSTLTSTVMSSTPSTTSSTSTPTSTVMSSTLSTTSSTSTPTSTVMSSMPSSTSSTSTPTSTVMSSTPSSTSSTTSTPTSTVMSSTPSSTSSTSTPSSTIMSSTPSSTSSTTSTPTSTVMSSTPSSTSSTSTPSSTIMSSTPSSTSSTASTPTSTVMSSTPSSTSSTTRTPTSTVMSSTPSSTSSTTSTPTSTIMSSTPSSTSSTATPSSTVMSPTISPTSSSPPAPTITVPTTVAPTEIDPSAKFDLKFVLTILHNYTSNIDDPNNAAHMNLANAVVSFLRFIMNFIFRIVYEIPKITKGSAIVDVNMNIPLEDLKIASDAVKGDFNLSAMVYDAVYNASIHNITVDGGKSVQYGELLKSIERAFPKSYSPCNSNPCKTGRKCVDLQPEKEYNFYFVCQSKCKDYFCGIYSECRLGPEGEPSCIYSEASVKIFIGIAIGLCFALITIVGIICLICRWRKADTRSRREDGESDPTILGIGPEVHSARNAAFFDDESDQQYDNYDSYLAFQTDSISKAMNIPRPNISPEKLGLHRLTPSLDRGSPYERTRGTNTEL, encoded by the exons ATGGTGCAGATCGGCGTAATCCTGTTGGTGATTGCCGTCATGGCAAACG GCCTTCAAGCGCAAACTGTAACTGTGACTAAAACGGTGACACAAACAGTGACAAAAACAGTGCAACCTTCGACAACCTCTGTAGGATCAACCTCTGCGACTTCAACAGTGCCGCCCTCGACGAGCTCTCGCTTATCGACAAGTACCCCCACAAGCAGTGGAACATCAACCACTGGAACTGTTCAAACAGCATCAAGTTCATCGTCAACTGTTGCAACAACTTCAACGACGTCCACAACACCATCAAGTACGTCATcaactagtacaccaacttcaactgtCATGTcttcaacaccatcgagtacatcgtcgaccactagtacaccaacttcaaccgtaatgtcctcaacacaatcgagtacatcgtcgaccactagtacaccaacttcaactgtaatgtcctcaacaccatcaAGCACGTCTTcgactagtacaccaacttcaaccgtaatgtcgtcaacaccatcgagtacatcgtcgaccactagtacaccaacttcaactgtaatgtcctcaacaccatcgacTACGTCTTCAACTAGTACACCATcttcaaccgtaatgtcctcaacaccatcaagtacatcgtcgaccactagtacaccaacttcaaccgtaatgtcctcaacaccatcgagtacgtCGTcgactagtacaccaacttcaaccgtaatgtcctcaacaccatcaagtacatcgtcgaccactagtacaccaacttcaaccgtaacgtcctcaacaccatcaagtacatcgtcgaccactagtacaccaacttcaaccgtaatgtcctcaacaccatcgagtacatcgtcgaccactagtacaccatcTTCAACTGTAAAGTCGTCAAcgccatcgagtacatcgtcgactagtacaccaacttcaactgtaatgtcctcaacaccatcgagtacatcgacGACCacaagtacaccaacttcaaccgtaatgtcctcaacaccatcgagtacatcgtcgaccactagtacaccaacttctactgtaatgtcctcaacaccatcgagtataTCGTCGACCacaagtacaccaacttcaaccgaaatgtcctcaacaccatcgagtacatcgtcgaccactagtacaccaacttcaactgtaatgtcatcaacaccatcgagtacatcgtcgaccactagtacaccaacttcaaccgtaatgtcatcaacaccatcgagtacatcgacgaccactagtacaccaacttcaaccgaaatgtcatcaacaccatcgagtacatcgtcgaccactagtacaccaacttcaactgtaatgtcctcaacaccatcgagtacatcgtcgaccacaagtacaccaacttcaaccgtaatgtcctcaacaccatcgagtacatcgtctaccactagtacaccaacttcaaccgtaatgtcctcaacaccatcgagtacatcgtctaccactagtacaccaacttcaactgtaatgtcatcaacaccatcgagtacatcgtcgaccactagtacaccaacttcaaccgtaatgtcTTCAAcgccatcgagtacatcgtctaccactagtacaccaacttcaaccgtaatgtcctcaacaccatcgagtacattgtcgaccactagtacaccaacttcaaccgtaatgtcatcaacaccatcgagtacatcgtcgaccactagtacaccaacttcaaccgaaatgtcatcaacaccatcgagtacatcgtcgaccactagtacaccaacttcaactgtaatgtcctcaacaccatcgagtacatcgtcgaccacaagtacaccaacttcaaccgtaatgtcctcaacaccatcgagtacatcgtctaccactagtacaccaacttcaatcgtaatgtcatcaacaccatcgagtacatcgtctaccactagtacaccaacttcaactgtaatgtcatcaacaccatcgagtacatcgtcgaccactagtacaccaacttcaaccgtaatgtcctcaacaccatcgagtacatcgtcgaccacaagtacaccaacttcaaccgtaatgtcctcaacaccatcgagtacatcgtcgaccactagtacaccaacttcaaccgtaatgtcctcaacaccatcgagtacatcgtcgaccactagtacaccaacttcaaccgtaatgtcatcaacaccatcgagtacatcgtcgaccactagtacaccaacttcaaccgaaatgtcatcaacaccatcgagtacatcgtcgaccactagtacaccatcttcaactgtaatgtcctcaacaccatcgagtacatcgtcgaccacaagtacaccaacttcaaccgtaatgtcctcaacaccatcgagtacatcgtctaccactagtacaccaacttcaaccgtaatgtcatcaacaccatcgagtacatcgtctaccactagtacaccaacttcaactgtaatttcatcaacaccatcgagtacatcgtcgaccactagtacaccaacttcaaccgtaatgtcctcaacaccatcgagtacatcgtcgaccacaagtacaccaacttcaaccgtaatgtcctcaacaccatcgagtacatcgtcgaccactagtacaccaacttcaaccgtaatgtcctcaacaccatcgagtacatcgtctaccactagtacaccaacttcaaccgtaatgtcATCAACgacatcgagtacatcgtctaCCACTAGTACACCACCTTCAACTGTAATgtcatcaacaccatcgagtacatcgtcgaccactagtacaccaacttcaaccgtaatgtcctcaacaccatcgagtacatcgtcgaccacaagtacaccaacttcaaccgtaatgtcctcaacaccatcgagtacatcgtcgaccactagtacaccaacttcaaccgtaatgtcctcaacaccatcgagtacatcgtcgaccactagtacaccaactgtaatttcctcaacaccatcgagtacatcgtcgactAGTACACTAACTTCAACCGACATGTCCTCCACACCATCGACTACGTCTTcgactagtacaccaacttcaaccgtaatgtcctcaacaACATCGAGTACGTCGTCCACTAgcacaccaacttcaaccgtaatgtcgtcaacaccatcgagtacatcgtcgactagtacaccaacttcaaccgcaatgtcctcaacaccatcgacTACGTCTTCGACTAGTACAACAACTTCAACTGTAATGTCCTCAACaacatcgagtacatcgtccaCTAgcacaccaacttcaaccgtaatgtcgtcagcaccatcgagtacatcgtcgactactagtacaccaacttcaactataatgtcctcaacaccatcgagtacatcgtcgaccactagtacaccaacttcaaccgtaatgtcgtcaacaccatcgagtacatcgtcgaccactggcacaccaacttcaaccgtaatgtcctcaacaccatcgagtacatcgtcgaccactagtacaccaacttcaaccgtaatgtcctcaacacaatcgagtacatcgtcgaccactagtacaccaacttcaactgtaatgtcctcaacaccatcgagtacatcgtcgaccactagtacaccaactttaaccgtaatgtcctcaacaccatcgagtacatcgtcgaccacaagtacaccaacttcaaccgttatgtcctcaacaccatcgagtacatcgttgACCacaagtacaccaacttcaaccgtaatgtcctcaacaccatcgagtacatcgtcgaccacaagtacaccaacttcaaccgtaatgtcctcaacaccatcgagtacatcgttgACCacaagtacaccaacttcaaccgtaatgtcctccacaccatcgagtacatcgtcgaccactagtacaccaacttcaactgtaatgtcctcaacaccatcgagtacatcgtcgaccactagtacaccaacttcaactgtaatgtcgtcaacaccatcgagtacatcgtcgaccaaTAGTACGCCAACTTCAACCGAAATGTCCTCAACAcaatcgagtacatcgtcgaccactcgtacaccaacttcaaccgtaatgtcctcaacaccatcgagtacatcgtcgaccactagtacaccatcTTCAACTGTAACGTCGTCAAcgccatcgagtacatcgtcgaccactagtacaccaacttcaactgtaatgtcctcaacaccatcgagttTATCGTCGACCGCTAgcacaccaacttcaaccgtaatgtcctcaacaccatcgagtacatcgtcgaccactagtacaccaacttcaactgtAATGTCATCAACACCATTGAGTACATCGTCGctcactagtacaccaacttcaaccgtatTGTCCTCCACACCATCGACTATATCTTcgactagtacaccaacttcaaccgtaatgtcctccacaccatcgagtacatcgtcgaccactagtacaccaacttcaaccgtaatgtcctcaacaccatcgagtacatcgtcgaccactagtacaccatcttcaactgtaatgtcctcaacaccatcgagtacatcgtcgaccactagtacaccaacttcaactgtaatgtcctcaacaccatcgagtacatcgtcgaccactagtacaccatcTTCAACCATAATGTcgtcaacaccatcgagtacatcgtcgaccactagtacaccatcTTCAACAGTAATGTCCTCCACACcttcgagtacatcgtcgaccactagtacaccatcttcaactgtaatgtcctcaacaccatcgagtacatcgtctaCCACTGGTACACCATCTTCAACCATAGTGTCGTCAACACCATCGAGgacatcgtcgaccactagtacaccaacttcaacagtAATGTCCTCCACACcttcgagtacatcgtcgaccactagtacaccaacttcaactgtaatgtcctcaacaccatcgagtacatcatcgaccactagtacaccatcTTCAACCATAATGTcgtcaacaccatcgagtacatcgtcgaccactagtacaccaacttcaacagtAATGTCCTCCACACcttcgagtacatcgtcgaccactagtacaccaacttcaactgtAATGTCCTCCACACCATCGACTACGTCTTcaactagtacaccaacttcaactgtAATGTCCTCCACACcttcgagtacatcgtcgacaactagtacaccaacttcaactgtAATGTCCTCCACACCATCGACTACGTCTTCAACTAGTACACCATcttcaaccgtaatgtcctcaacaccatcgagtacatcgtcgaccactagtacaccatcTTCAACTGTAATGTCGTCAAcgccatcgagtacatcgtcgaccactagtacaccatcttcaaccgtaatgtcctcaacaccatcgagtacatcgtcgaccactagtacaccatcTTCAACTGTAATGTCGTCAAcgccatcgagtacatcgtcggccactagtacaccaacttcaaccgtaatgtcttcaacaccatcgagtacatcgtcgaccactagtacaccatcTTCAACTGTGATGTCGTCAAcgccatcgagtacatcgtcgaccactagtacactAACTTCAACTGTAATGTCCTCCACACCATCGACTACGTCTTcaactagtacaccaacttcaactgtaatgtcctcaacacTATCGACTACGTCTTcgactagtacaccaacttcaaccgtaatgtcctcAATGCCATCGAGTACGTCTTcgactagtacaccaacttcaactgttatgtcctcaacaccatcgagtacatcgtctaccactagtacaccaacttcaaccgtaatgtcctcAACGCCATCGAGTACGTCTTCGACTAGTACACCATCTTCAACCataatgtcctcaacaccatcgagtacatcgtcgaccactagtacaccaacttcaaccgtaatgtcctcAACGCCATCGAGTACGTCTTCGACTAGTACACCATCTTCAACCataatgtcctcaacaccatcgagtacatcgtcgaccgctagtacaccaacttcaaccgtaatgtcTTCAAcgccatcgagtacatcgtctaCCACTAgaacaccaacttcaaccgtaatgtcTTCCACACcgtcgagtacatcgtcgaccactagtacaccaacttcaaccatAATGTCCTCAACACCGTCTAGTACGTCGTCAACTGCTACACCATCTTCAACTGTGATGTCCCCAACAATATCCCCAACGTCATCTTCTCCACCTGCCCCAACCATTACTGTGCCAACTACAGTCGCACCTACAGAAATCGACCCATCGGCCAAGTTTGACTTGAAGTTCGTATTGACGATTCTTCACAACTACACATCAAACATTGATGACCCGAATAATGCGGCTCACATGAACCTTGCGAATGCTGTTGTGTCTTTC TTGCGATTCATCATGAACTTCATCTTCCGTATTGTTTACGAAATTCCCAAGATAAC GAAAGGATCTGCCATTGTTGACGTGAACATGAACATTCCTTTAGAAGACCTGAAGATCGCATCAGATGCCGTTAAAGGGGATTTTAACCTCAGTGCCATGGTGTATGACGCGGTATACAATGCATCCATTCACAACATAACCGTTGATGGTGGTAAATCGGTGCAGTATGGTGAACTGCTGAAGTCCATAGAGA GAGCCTTTCCGAAATCCTACAGTCCCTGTAACTCCAACCCTTGCAAGACGGGACGCAAATGCGTTGACCTACAACCAGAAAAGGAATATAACTTCTACTTCGTTTGTCAATCTAAGTGCAAGGACTACTTTTGTGGCATTTATTCCGAATGTCGTCTAGGCCCGGAGGGTGAACCTTCGTGTAT ATATTCCGAGGCAAGTGTCAAGATTTTCATTGGAATCGCAATCGGTCTTTGCTTCGCCCTCATCACCATCGTAGGAATCATTTGCCTGATCTGCAGGTGGAGGAAGGCGGACACTAGATCAAG AAGGGAAGACGGGGAGAGCGACCCCACAATCCTAGGAATTGGTCCTGAGGTACACTCGGCCAGGAATGCTGCTTTTTTTGATGATGAG TCGGACCAACAGTATGATAACTACGACTCATACCTGGCTTTCCAGACGGACTCCATCAGTAAGGCG ATGAATATTCCCCGCCCAAACATTAGTCCCGAGAAACTTGGCTTACATAGACTGACGCCTTCACTGGATCGCGGATCACCTTACGAACGAACGAGG GGAACCAACACTGagctttga